The sequence below is a genomic window from Sulfuracidifex metallicus DSM 6482 = JCM 9184.
GCTCTTCTATTCGGATCTACCTTGTCTTTGTCATTGCCCTTTGACATATTTATCGATTAAAATTAGTTATCTTTCTTAAAAAAGTGTTAATATATATGTTAGCCTATTCATATTTATTTTTCTTGTTTAAACAATATAATCGTGAAAAACTGTGTTTCATTTCCCCTTTGGATTTGCCATTCTTCCGTTCAAGGTAGTCATCGTAAGTCTACGAATGACCTTGTTTATATCTCTTAAGTTAAAGAGAAGAAGAGCTAGGGAAGCTATAGGTAAACCAAAATAACTGAAGGTGAAAAATATTGGCGAGGCTAAAATTGGGACAACACTTGAGAAAGTACCAGTTGAAACTGCTGCAACGTAAATTATAATAGAAGGTAATGAGAGGCAGCACGAGGTTCCAGATATCACCCCTAAAGAAGGAACTGCAGTAATGGTAATTAGGGATCTCTTTCTCTCCTTTATTAATTTTCTCAGTTCGATTATTCGCTGTACGTTTGCACCTATTAGAGTTGATAGAAGCAAACCTAAAAAGAGTGAATATGGCGTAACATCACTTTCGTAAGGACCTATGAAGGAAAAGAACGCGGGACTAAGACTTACCCAGTAAACGAATAAATATGGAGGCGTAGGGATGGAAGCTCCTACTCCGTAACCGAAGTAGGGAAAGAAGTTGAATCCACCTAGAATTAAGTTATAAAAAATTCCATATAATGTCACGTGGAAAAATAGATAAATTGAGAAAGGTACCCAATACGCTTTGGTCTTCTTAACGTCATTCCATACCATGTTTAAGAATTTATTGGGTATCAATAATGCAATCGCAGACCAAAAGAACAGAGATGAAGCGAAAGAAGCTGGCAACAAATCTGATCTATTAGAAATTGCATAGAAGACTAAGGACAAGATAATAAATGAAATCGGTAAGTAAACCTTCTTTCGCAGATCAAGCTTCATTACAAATAACCATTACATAAGGCTATTTTAGTTTTTATTCCTTAATTAATTAGCTAGAACTAGTAATCAGCTTAAAACTCATATTAAAAATGCTAAAAATTAAAGTGAGGAATAAATCCACTCTAGTTTGAATTAATATAGATACCTGATGGTTTTAGACTAGTTACACTATCTCTTTAATTAAATTATAAATAAAAAATTTTTTTCTTTAAAAAGGCTGTTATGAAAAGCTTATTAAGCATTAATAAAAGTTTTCTTTGATGGCAAAGTTTAGTACTCTGGAAGTAACTGTAGTTGTAATAGCAATAATTTTAGTAGCAGTAGCAGGATATTACATAGCAGTAAGAAGCTCACCTATAGACATAGGATCACATAGTACCACAGTAACAGGAATACCCATAACAGTAAGTGAAACGTCTACAAGTACAAGCTCAAGTACGACATCTACAAGCACGACAACAACGTCTACAACAACGTCTACTTCAATACCTTCAGGAGCTGTAATGTTGCCTTTCGACTCTTCAAATAAGACAGTATTCCTGAATTTGGTAGCATTAAGTACAGGGAATCCATACAACTTTAATGGGACTAGCAATGGACAACTTCACATATACATACCTGCAGGATGGACCGTAATAGCTACGTTCACTAATCAAGAAGGGCAAATACATAACTTGTTGATAGTCCAGAACACTACTGCTATACCAGGAGACGATGTAGGACAGGATGGAACAATAAAGCTATACGTGGGTGCTACATCTTCGACGTATTTGTATGACGGAATAAGCGGAGGGGCTAGTGCAAGCGGTTCAGTAGCGCTATCTCCAGGGATCTATTGGTTCTGCTGCGGATTTGAAGGTCACGCTGCCGCTGGAATGTGGGGGGTTATAGTAGTATCTTCCTCAGTAACTACTCCATATTATACTATATCATAATCTTTTTTATTTTTTAAGTTAAAAAACTTTCTTTCGGTAAGATTTTGTTTAAACTTAATCCATTTCTAAATATCTTCTTGAAAATCTAAGTTAAATATATATACTAGATTTTTTTAATTTTTATTGAAGTAAAATGAGTAGGATAGGCATTGCAGTTTTGGTGCTTATATTTGCAGGTACGGCATTTATGATAGGATTTCTAGCATATAACTTTCAAATGGTTACATACCCAATACCAACTCATAACAAAGCTGAAATACTAACTACTACCAGCATTGCTACAAGCAACGTCTCGCCTACCAAAGTATCTGCAAAAGATATGTTGCCTTTCGACTCTTCAAATAAGACAGTATTCCTGAATTTGGTAGCATTAAGTACAGGGAATCCATACAACTTTAATGGGACTAGCAATGGACAACTTCACATATACATACCTGCAGGATGGACCGTAATAGCTACGTTCACTAATCAAGAAGGGCAAATACATAACTTGTTGATAGTCCAGAACACTACTGCTATACCAGGAGACGATGTAGGACAGGATGGAACAATAAAGCTATACGTGGGTGCTACATCTTCGACGTATTTGTATGACGGAATAAGCGGAGGGGCTAGTGCAAGCGGTTCAGTA
It includes:
- a CDS encoding sulfocyanin; its protein translation is MAKFSTLEVTVVVIAIILVAVAGYYIAVRSSPIDIGSHSTTVTGIPITVSETSTSTSSSTTSTSTTTTSTTTSTSIPSGAVMLPFDSSNKTVFLNLVALSTGNPYNFNGTSNGQLHIYIPAGWTVIATFTNQEGQIHNLLIVQNTTAIPGDDVGQDGTIKLYVGATSSTYLYDGISGGASASGSVALSPGIYWFCCGFEGHAAAGMWGVIVVSSSVTTPYYTIS
- a CDS encoding sulfocyanin, translated to MSRIGIAVLVLIFAGTAFMIGFLAYNFQMVTYPIPTHNKAEILTTTSIATSNVSPTKVSAKDMLPFDSSNKTVFLNLVALSTGNPYNFNGTSNGQLHIYIPAGWTVIATFTNQEGQIHNLLIVQNTTAIPGDDVGQDGTIKLYVGATSSTYLYDGISGGASASGSVALSPGIYWFCCGFEGHAAAGMWGVIVVSSSVTTPYYTIS